TGGGAAGTGGTACTGCAGTGACCACTGCGCTTTGGCGGGCCATGGCGAATTATTGCAATGTTTATCCGGGCTTGGAACAGAGCCTGGATTTTGTGCAGGGCATGGATCAGCTCTACCATGGTCGCCCCAGCGGGATTGATGCCCAGGTGATTGTGCGTGAAATGCCTTTGCGATTTATGCGTCCGGATCATTATTCAAGCCTGGATTTGGCCCAGCCGCTGTCTCTCTTGGTTGCAGATTCAGGTCAGCAGGCTGCTACCCGTACCCAGGTTGAAAAAGTAGCAGAATGGCGTTTGGCCCAACCGGAACGCAGTGAATGGGTTTTTCAGGAAATCGGCGCCTTGGTGGCGCGGGCTGAATCCTGCCTTGCCAAGGCTGAAATGGAGTCGCTGGGAATCTTGATGAACCGCAACCAGGAGCTTTTGATTGAAATGGGTGTTTCAACCGATGGCTTGAATCAACTTTGCTCTGTGGCCCGGCAGGCCGGGGCTTTGGGGGCCAAGCTTTCTGGGGCCGGGGGAGGCGGTGTGGTGGTCTGTCTGGTTTCCCCAGAAAGCCAGCATTCAGTCAGCGAAGCATTAAACGCAGCGGGAGCAGTGGCTGTTTATCAGGTGCGGGTTCCTGCAAGGGAGGAAATCAATGGCTGACGAGTCTTTACGCCAACGCAAACTGGATCATATCTCGATTGCCTTGGGGCCACGTTCACAATTTTCACAACCTGCGGGTTTTGAGTTTTACCAATTTATTCACCAGGGGCTGCCAGAACTAGACCTGGCTGAGATTGACCTGAGCTGTACGTTTTTAGGAAAAAACCTCAAAGCTCCCCTTTTGATTTCATCGATGACGGGGGGCCCGGCCCAGGGGGGGGAAATTAACCACCATTTGGCCTTGGCTGCACAAAATACAGGCATTGGCATGGGGGTGGGCTCTCAGCGAATTATGCTGGTCGATCCTTCAGCCCAAGCCAGTTTTCAGGTGCGTGATCGGGCTCCAGATATTCTGCTTTTGGGAAATTTAGGGGCTGTCCAATTGAACGACGGTTTTGATGTCAGCCATTGCCGTGCTGCCGTAGAGGGAATTGGGGCCGATGGTCTGTATCTTCACCTCAATCCCCTCCAGGAGGCGATTCAGCCTGAAGGGGACACCAATTTCAGCGGGCTTTGGCCTCAAATCGAAGCCCTTTGCCAGCACCTGCCTTTTCCTGTGCTTTTAAAAGAGTGTGGCTGTGGCCTTTCGGGAGATTTGGCGGCCAGGGCAGTACAGGCCGGAATTGCTGCCCTTGAAATCAGCGGTGCTGGAGGCACATCCTGGGCCTTGATTGAATCGCAACGCAGCCTGGAACCCATGCGCCGTCAATTGGGTGAAACCTTTGCCGATTGGGGCATTCCCACCCCGATTTCACTCCAGCTCTGTCGCGAGGCAGCACCCAGTATGCCTTTGATTGCTTCCGGTGGGGTTCGCAATGGCCTGGATGCCGCCAAAGCCTTGGCCATGGGGGCCGATCTGGTCAGTGTGGCCCGCCCTTTTTTACAGGCTGCAACAGAATCAGCTGCCGCTGTAGAGGCCCGCATTCAGCTCTTTTTAATGGAGCTGCGCGTGGCGATGTTTTGCGTGGGCGCTAAGAATTTGGCCGAGCTGCGGGGCAAGCCTCTTTTTCGGATTTAGGTTGCATTTTACCAGTACCTATTTAGGAGTGGGCAATGAAAAATCTGTTTGGTGAACAACGTGAACTAAAAGCTATTCTGACTTCTAAGCGTGCCAATCTCTTTTATTTAGAGCATTGTCGAGTAATGGTTAAAGGCGGTAAAGTTGTTTTCTTAACAGAAAATTCTGAAGAGAAGCAATATTGGAATATCCCAATAGCGAATACCTCGGTTGTACTTTTGGGAACAGGAACTTCGATTACGCAGGCTGCTGTTAGGTTAATGGCTTCTGCTGGGGTTATGTTGGGATTCAGTGGCAGTGGAGGAACTCCTTTGATCTCTGCAACTGAAATTGAGTGGTTATCGCCTCAGAGTGAATATCGACCGACAGAGTATATGCAGGCCTGGATGTCTTTTTGGTTCGATGAGCAAAAACGTCTGATTGCTGCACAGCTGTTTCAGAGGGCAAGATGTGATTTTATTGAAAACGTTTGGTCAAAGGATCGAGAATTACAGGGATATGGGTTTTATCTAGATGATAGGGACATCTCTTCTGCTTTAAGTCAATTTCGTAAGTGTATTCCTGACTCAGTTTCAACAACTGAGTTACTTCAGGCAGAGGCTCAATTCACCAAAGCACTTTATAAAATAGCTGCCAAAAGAACGAAATACGGTGGTAAGTTCGTTCGTGAGCGATATTCTGAGGACGGAGCTAATTCTTTTTTGGATCATGGCAATTATTTGGCTTACGGTTTAGCCGCAACCACACTTTGGGTATTAGGAATTCCGCATGGATTTGCCGTGATGCATGGAAAGACCCGGCGCGGAGCCTTGGTCTTTGATGTGGCTGATTTGATTAAAGACACCTTGATTTTGCCTTGGGCGTTTATTTGTGCTCAGGAAAATTTTAAAGATCAGGAGTTCAGGCAGCAATGTCTTGAAGGTTTCAGTAAGTATCAGGCATTGGACTTTTTATTTGAAAAAGTTAAATCAGTGGCTTTTGCTGTAGGGCATTCATCGTGATTGTGACCTTTGTTGCTCAGTGTGAAAAAAAAGCACTGGATAAAACCCGGATGATACTTGATTCCTATGCTTCTCGTATTGGGGATAGAACTTGGCAAACCGTGATTACCCAAGAGGGGTTAAATGCTGTGCGCCGTTTGCTGCGTAAATCAGCTTCAAAAAATACAGCCGTTGCCTGCCACTGGATTCGCAGTCATCGTCGGACTGAGCTGATTTGGATCGTGGGGAACCGTCATAAATTCAACGCTGAAGGCCATGTCCCCGTTCACACCACACGTGCTCAAGTGATCAATACTGAATGGGAAAATAACTGGCAGTATATGCCTGTTATTAATGCTCTGTCTGCTTTGGCTGCCCTTTTTCATGACTGGGGTAAGGCGACCTTGTGTTTTCAAAAGAAATTACAAGCATCAAAACCTATTGCGGATCCTTTGCGGCATGAATGGATTTCCTGTTTGCTCTTAAATGCTTTGGTTCGTCAGCATGATTCCCAGGATGCGTTATGGTTGAGTCAGCTTGTTCAAACAGGTGTTAGCCAAGACCTATTGAATTTTGATTTAAAAAGAATTCAAAAGCCATTGGCAAACCTACCCTCAGCAGCAAGTCTCATTGCTTGGTTGGTGCTTTCCCATCATCGTTTGCCTTTAACAAATAAAGACTTGCGTGGTCATGCTTTGGGATCTTTTCAAGAGTTTTTTGTTTTGGTTGCCGCTGATTATGGCTATGAGAATCGCTTAGAACCTCGAGAATTTGAGCAGCGATTACCTGACTGTTTTGTATTTCCCCAGGGGTTCCTCATTGAATCTGAAGCTTGGAATAAACAACTCAAAAAATGGGCTTCTCGATTGCTCAATTGTTTACCCCTTTTAGAAAAGGCAATTCAAGACGGTACTTGGCGACTGATTCTGCATTATTCCCGCTTATCCTTGATGTTGGCCGATCACCACTATTCATCTCAGGCTGCCGATCAGAATTGGGTATCCAGCATTCGTCTTTTCGCCAATACAGATCGCCTTACGGGCACATTTAAACAAAAACTAGATGAACATTTGGTGAGAGTTGCTGAAAATGCTTTAAAAATCAATCATTTTTTACCCGCTTTTGAAACCACACTTCCACTTGCACAGGATATTCGCCCGTTGAAAAAGAAAAGTCAGGGAATATATATCTGGCAGGATAAAGCTGTTGAGGCCATAAAAACATGGCGTAGAGAGACGCTTGAATCTTCAGTTTCAATCAGTCAAAGTGCTTTTTTTGCTGTTAATATGGCCAGTACAGGTTTAGGAAAAACGATGGCGAATGCCAAAATCATGCGTATCTTGTCTGAGGAT
The sequence above is drawn from the bacterium (Candidatus Blackallbacteria) CG13_big_fil_rev_8_21_14_2_50_49_14 genome and encodes:
- a CDS encoding type 2 isopentenyl-diphosphate Delta-isomerase yields the protein MADESLRQRKLDHISIALGPRSQFSQPAGFEFYQFIHQGLPELDLAEIDLSCTFLGKNLKAPLLISSMTGGPAQGGEINHHLALAAQNTGIGMGVGSQRIMLVDPSAQASFQVRDRAPDILLLGNLGAVQLNDGFDVSHCRAAVEGIGADGLYLHLNPLQEAIQPEGDTNFSGLWPQIEALCQHLPFPVLLKECGCGLSGDLAARAVQAGIAALEISGAGGTSWALIESQRSLEPMRRQLGETFADWGIPTPISLQLCREAAPSMPLIASGGVRNGLDAAKALAMGADLVSVARPFLQAATESAAAVEARIQLFLMELRVAMFCVGAKNLAELRGKPLFRI
- a CDS encoding subtype I-F CRISPR-associated endonuclease Cas1, whose amino-acid sequence is MKNLFGEQRELKAILTSKRANLFYLEHCRVMVKGGKVVFLTENSEEKQYWNIPIANTSVVLLGTGTSITQAAVRLMASAGVMLGFSGSGGTPLISATEIEWLSPQSEYRPTEYMQAWMSFWFDEQKRLIAAQLFQRARCDFIENVWSKDRELQGYGFYLDDRDISSALSQFRKCIPDSVSTTELLQAEAQFTKALYKIAAKRTKYGGKFVRERYSEDGANSFLDHGNYLAYGLAATTLWVLGIPHGFAVMHGKTRRGALVFDVADLIKDTLILPWAFICAQENFKDQEFRQQCLEGFSKYQALDFLFEKVKSVAFAVGHSS
- the mvk gene encoding mevalonate kinase, coding for MSFARACAKLILMGEHAVVYQQPALALPLPQLEAQVRIEASESAGILLEAPDLPALWDLPEPPQSSPEPLIETLVRALDALQAPWPACTVRIESKIPVARGLGSGTAVTTALWRAMANYCNVYPGLEQSLDFVQGMDQLYHGRPSGIDAQVIVREMPLRFMRPDHYSSLDLAQPLSLLVADSGQQAATRTQVEKVAEWRLAQPERSEWVFQEIGALVARAESCLAKAEMESLGILMNRNQELLIEMGVSTDGLNQLCSVARQAGALGAKLSGAGGGGVVVCLVSPESQHSVSEALNAAGAVAVYQVRVPAREEING